From the genome of Haloplanus vescus:
CAAAAATAGTGGCGACAGTATAGCCAGTGATGATATTTGTATGGTGATTTATTCCAAGCCGCACTCACTCCCTCTGCTTAGTACACTCAGAGATCAGCCAAGAAGATACAATTACCGCAGCCACGTGTGGCGGCCGTCACTTACTACGTCGAGATTCTCAACTTATGTCTTATCAACATCCTTGCCTTCACACTATCGGACAAAGAATCCGAGTTAGTATTCCTTCGCCTGGACTGAGTTGAGACTTAGATCCCCGTCAACGTCTTGGAGGTACATCTCCAAAGCGTCACGAGGAGTAATCGGCTCAAATTCGGTCATAGTTGCCTTATGAATCCCCCCGAATCAGAGCGGAATCTCGAAGATTGGTCTGACGAGAATACGCCCGGAGTGAGTCCAAACGCCGAAGACCGCATCGTCTGTCACGTCGATATGGACTGCTTCTACGCCTCCTGTGAGCGCCTGCGAGAGCCGTCGCTACGGGGTGAGCCGGTCGTCGTCGGCATGGGCTACGAGAGCGGGGAGCCACACGGCGCCGTCGCCACCGCGAGTTACGAGGCGCGAGCGTACGGCGTCGAGAGCGCCCAGCCGATTTCGACGGCGCTCGACCGCCTGCCGCGAGTGACGACGGCCGAAGACGACCCGGACCTCGACCGCGCCGACGCCGGCCACTACCGCCCGGTCGACCTCGACTACTACCGCGAGGTGGCGGGGCAAATCAAGGAGATTCTCCACGACTGCGCGGACCGGGTGCGCGAGGTGAGCATCGACGAGGCGTATCTGGACGTGACCGAGCGGACGGCGTGGACCGTCGTCGACGGCCGCCCGCTGGCGGCGGGGTACGCCCGCCACGTCAAGGAGCGCATCGCCCGCGAGGTGGGCGTGCCCGCGAGCGTCGGCGTCGCGCCGACGATGAGCGCCGCGAAGGTGGCGAGCGACCACGACAAGCCCGACGGACTGGTGGTGGTCGAACCGGGCGCAGTCCGCGAGTTCTTCGCGCCGCTGCCGGTCGAGGCGGTCCACGGCGTCGGCCCGGTGACGGCGCGCGAACTGGGCGAGCTGGGCGTCGAGACGGCGGGTGACCTCGCTGCTGCCGACCCCGGCGTGCTCCGGGAGCGGTTCGGCGAGCGCGGTCAGACCCTCTACGACCGGGCGCGGGGCGACGACGACCGGGAGGTGACGCCGACGGGCCGGCCCAAGAGCCTCTCGCGAGAGTCGGCGTTCACGGAGGCGACGGACGACGCTGACCGACAGCGCGAGACGGTCGCGGGGCTAGCGGCGGACGTGGCCGAGCGAGCCGAGGGCGAGGACGCGCTCTACCGGACCATCGGCATCAAGGCCGTGACGCCGCCGTACGACGTGAACACGCGCGAGCGGTCGCTGCCGGGTCCCGTCGCCGACCCGGACCTCGTCCGCGAGGTGGCGCTCGACCTCCTCCAAGAGTTCGCGGGGACGGCGGTTCGCAAACTCGGCGTGCGCGTCTCGAACCTCCAGTTCGACGCGGCGTCGCAGGCACGGCTCGACGGGTGGGAGACGGAGGGCGAGGAGTCGGCCACCGAGTCACGGGAGCGTGACGGGCAGTCGTCGCTGACGGATTTCGAGGGGTAGCATCGGACGCCCGTCTGACGCGGTACTATGGGGGCCGGGACCAACTCTCGGAGCGATGACGGAGACGGACACGGAAACCATCACGGTCGCGGACGTGAGCGACGGACCCGGTGGCGACGCCGACGCCGACCCGGGAACGTCCGTCTCGCTCCCGGTCGTGGAACTACTCACTGGCCGCGGGTTCGTCACGGGGAAATCCGGTTCGGGCAAGTCGAACACCGCGTCGGTACTGGTGGAGAATCTACTCGC
Proteins encoded in this window:
- the dinB gene encoding DNA polymerase IV — its product is MNPPESERNLEDWSDENTPGVSPNAEDRIVCHVDMDCFYASCERLREPSLRGEPVVVGMGYESGEPHGAVATASYEARAYGVESAQPISTALDRLPRVTTAEDDPDLDRADAGHYRPVDLDYYREVAGQIKEILHDCADRVREVSIDEAYLDVTERTAWTVVDGRPLAAGYARHVKERIAREVGVPASVGVAPTMSAAKVASDHDKPDGLVVVEPGAVREFFAPLPVEAVHGVGPVTARELGELGVETAGDLAAADPGVLRERFGERGQTLYDRARGDDDREVTPTGRPKSLSRESAFTEATDDADRQRETVAGLAADVAERAEGEDALYRTIGIKAVTPPYDVNTRERSLPGPVADPDLVREVALDLLQEFAGTAVRKLGVRVSNLQFDAASQARLDGWETEGEESATESRERDGQSSLTDFEG